The genomic interval TTGCCTCTCAGGCTACTTCTGGCTCTCACATGGACATTGATATTTACACTTCCTCTGTGCTGGATTATATCAACACCACCATTGACAGTGTTACAACCCAGAAACAGATCACCACGTACCCAaatcagaagccatggatgaaaAAGGATGTAAAGCTCCTGCTCCAGGCCCGTAACACTGCCTTCAGATCAGGTGATGCACAGGCCTAAAGCACATCCAGAGCAAACCCGAGGAGGGGCATCAAAAAGGCCAAGTACTGCTATAAGCTAAAGGTAGAGGGATGCTTCTCCAACTCCGAACCAGGACTCATGTAGCAGGGCATCCAGGCCTTCACCTACTATAAGCCCAGCAACTTCCCCCATCAACCACAGACATCTCACTCCTGAACTAGCTAAATTACTTTTATGCTCGCTTCAATATTAACAACAGAGAGACGGCCACTATAACCAGACCCTCTGAAACCCTCCAGCCTGTCACACACCACCTCTGACGTCTATGCAGCACAGGGCAGAATCAACTCACGCAAGGCTGCCAGACCAGATGGCTGTCTCTTTACTGAACTCGGCGTCCTGGTGACCACCCACCTCTGTATATTATGTCGATAGCATCTGTATATTTGtctatataacaccctgtatatCATGTCTATAGCACCCAACCTGTATATCTTGTCCATAGCATATTCATCTGCTATTTCACATTGCCAGAACAAGGAAACGCACCAATAAGGGTGCATCACTGTGCCCCATGTGAACATTTTTTAGTAGCGGAGAAGCGGACAGGACAGTTTCCTCAAATTTTCAGCTGGAAATTACTCATAAACATTAATTAGAATAAGGTCTAATGCAAGGAGTGGATCATTTTATCAGAAATgcatgtgcatgttttttttcatttcccaCTCCCTTTTGCAATGCATGATTTGCAATGTCTCCCTTTTGCAATGCAtgatttgtgcatgtgtgtgcatgtccgTGAGGTTTTTCTAGATGTAGAAATTTTACCGGAACTTGGCAACCCTTGGCAAAGCTGCATTATTGTGCCACAGAATGAGATGAATTCAATACAAAAACCCACCAGAAATGGTCAAaaaccatttattttttattgaatacCAACTTTAGTTTACATAGTTTAGTTTTTAATGGTATGGTCCTTAGGTCCTATATGATTTTCTGTTAATCAATTACCAGTAAACATACATTTGGCAGGTTAAAGtcataaaatatatcattaGTTAGgagcaaatgttaaaaaaaaatgcactggtATAAAAAAGCTCACTAAACATTTCATTATATAAGCAAACAGATGCTGGAAGATGTCAGATTTCTTTGTCTAGATATTTCCTTCAGGTGCTCATAGTGCACTGGATAAACTGTAAGCAAGAAATAGAAAcattatgaataaaaatcaagtaaactgcatttttttttggtagtttaacattttaatttaatatcttGTACAGTTCTGTCATACGTACGTCGTCATATTGAAACGAAGCCGTTAAGTTTTGTGCCTGGTCCCTCCTGCGGAAAATATCTGAACAAGATGTAATGTGTCAGTgagtaaacacaataaaaatgtattatgtataaaAGTGTCAACTGGACAGAAACGCTGTTAAAAGAACATAGAAATTGTTCAATGTACCTGTCAGGGTCCTCAGTTTGACACAGCAAGCGACATAATCATCAAAGGTGATCTTTCCTTGAGTGCTGTACCGCTTGATGATGCAGTTCATAGCTTGAGGACTCAGCCTATAGCCtgcagagaaaaataaatagtacaATATTGCAGAAATATATCTTCAAAATTATAATGGAATGTTAAGGTAAATGTCTTTTACCCATAGAGCAAATGGCTTGGTTCATTTCCTGTGGGTCGACTGTCCCGCTCCTGTCTCGGTCAATGGACATGAAGTGCTGCTTCCAGCCATTAAGCACCGCCCATAGCTCCTTAAACTCATTAAAACCCATGTTACCTGACATGTCACGCTAATAAAATGAAGCTAGTTAAGGTTTTTAATGTTTAGCAATCTGGAAAATTGTGGTATTGGTTGTATTTTGTAGCTTTATTGATCTTCCACTTTCATATTAAGGTAATACCCCAATTATATTTTATAGGCTATTTCAAAAAACTGGTAGATGAATCCGTTACTGAATGTAAATGGAACTTCAATACAAGAAGAACATTggatatataaattattattgattGAATAATATAAATCGAATCATTTCATCAAGGACTTGGTCCGTGGCCCGGATTGGCACACAATCACCATTTTTCTGGTTCTTTCTGGTGAGCTCTaaacaaataatgaaatgattgaTACGACACCTTATAGAACGtttaatgaaagtttaaaaGATGATAGATCCTTCTTTGTTGAATAAGTTTATTATACGTCCTAGTATGATGGCTGTAAAGGATACGTCAAGCATGCCGATCATCAGCCTGCAGGTCTCCAAGTTGAAAGCTGTGAAAAGGatgaaatagttaaaaaaaactacacatttttttcctcagcaaCCACTTTTCCTATAACCGTATGACCCGAGAATTAAACAGTCTTACGTTTGTATCCTCCAGAGAAGTTTGCTTGGGTTAAACAGGTCTGGAGCTCCTCAGAGGATATCTGTCCATcctgtaacaaaataaatcctGGTTCAATGTTTAAATACGCATTGGtgtaaatagttttttatttattctgtccTATGACTACACTTGTTCTGCGATAACTTTTTTAAGATGTATTAATAACTAAATGGATTAAAGAGACATGAAAGCTACCTGGCCAGCAACGGCAGTGAAGTATCCAAAGAGAGGATCCTGCTGCTGGCCGGGGAATCCTCCAGGAAACTATAcaacacaagacacacaaatCTTTTCAATATTCCAGCAGCGCTTGAACTTCAATGATGTattacatgaaataaatataattgttaATATGTTACATGAATACAAGATTGTTATAGtactgtgtatatacatatgtaaataGTTTAAACTACTATTACTAGTTGGACGTCCTCAACAAACaggtgtcaagtcaagtcaagaagcttttattgtcattacaaccatatatagctgttgcagtacacagtgaaatgagacaacgtttctccaggatcgtggtgctacataaaacaaagacagggctaaggactaaGTAACAGTAAGTTAGtcttagatacataaagtgcaactgtgcaacctggtgcaaacagtgcaggacaagacagacaagacagtgcagaacaaaagacaatacaaaaaagacaaaaaagacaatacacaaaagacaataaacagaaacagcgctgaccagtgtaaatactgtatgttcaacaatattgcgtgcagtaatactataatgaacagtgttattgttattggaagtgtgtgtatttgttgtaggtctgtgcagtccatataGTTAAGCTCAAATACATTGTCTATCTTTACAGCGActgtccattttattaggaacaccagtacccctgcacattcatgcaatgTTCCATTCAATCAACGATCATGTGGCAGCACTGAAATGCATAAAACCAGACcgatacaggtcaagagtttcATGTTGTGTTCACGTTAATTATACAAATGGAAGAAAATGTGAACTTGAGCTAAAATGAAGGCTATGGTAAGGAAAACAACCACTTTTGTACAACATGAGCAGAATAACAGGTCAGGCTACAGTATGCAGACTTGTCTGAGCTAGACAGGTAAACAATGGAAAACCATTACCTGGTATATTTTACTGCCTGACTAACGTATACTGTAAACTTCAGTATTTATTAATCACATTTAGCCAATCACAGTGACTTGTAGGTTACTACTAATTAATCCCAGCTTAATTACATATGAGTTACATACTAGCTCAGGTACACAACCTACATAACTAAATCTTTTCCAATATATGTAAGAATATATATCTTTTCTTGAAATCTTTTCTAATATCAGGATGTAATGATACATATTAGATTCTTTGGGGATTTAAATGGACACCTGAAATCTGGACAACACCCTATCAGACTATCAACAAACTATGGATAGGTTTGTGGTCTAATTTGTGTAGTTCATCGTCTACtgcttttgtttctctttttctccctttttctctcttttataaacaaaaacaaatcctgtTTCAGTGTCTTTTCAGCTCTGCTACAATGTAGAGGAGAAACCGGAAGTGCTCTAGTGCTTTGATGTAACAGatcaaatacattaaaaagCTGTCTTTATCAATACTAACGAGGatacatctatatctatatagacCTAATAAAGTTATTTCACTCGATCTAATCAAATCATTCAATATCTAATACGTTTATTTACAGATCgttgctttttatttaataagataATAAGTAATGAATAAATCTGTACTTCTTACCGCTCCTGGATATCCTCCAGCTGGAGCACCATAACCTGGGAAATTCATGTTGTATGTAGATTGTTTAGTTATATAGCTTTAGAATGTGAATTCAAAGCCTAGTAAAAAGAgcaaatttaatttgtttgttaaacCACGCCCTTTTCCGTATAGGGTGTATTTCTGAGCGTGTATTCGTCCCGCCTTGAGCGCGGTGATTGGTCTAATTAAGTCCAACCTCCAGCGATATTATTGGCTACAAGCTACAAAACcagtaaatttaaaaatgtaaattaatatgaATTTAAGATTGAAGAAATCGTCAAGGTGGCTTCGTGAAGCTTAAGTGAGACATGATTCCTGATATTAATGATATACATTGttaaggatttttatttattcattattattatttttttttacaaactcaatttctaaattttattattaatatataagcTTTTTATTCAATTAGTTTTGATTGATTTCGGTTTTGTATATTGTGATATTGTGTAATGtgttatttcaaatatttgaaaattcttaaaccttttttttatttcataaaagtccctaaaaaaaaagtcccagcTTCTCAGTGTGGGGTGTCTCTCGCTTGCAGaccccactgtgtgtgtgtgtgtgtgtgtgtgtgtgtgtgcgcgcgcgtgtgtcaGGAGcttccggcttgctcattagggatagggatagatatactgtatagtattttaaattttaaataaatattttaaaataaaaataaaattgtaatctttaattaaattatatataatcatgtatttattttcttcttgtttttcttcttcttcttcttcttcttcttcttattattattattattattattattattattattattattattattattattattataattttattccaTAAAAGTGTTCCTAAAAGAATcccagctttgtgtgtgtgtgtgtgtgtgtgtgtgtgtgtgtgtgtgtgtgtgtgtgtgggtgggtgtgggtgtttgtgtgtgtgtgtgagtgtgggtttgGGGGGACTGGGGGATTAGAAACACAGCTTACTGATGCTGGTGAGGTGTAGTGCGAGGTAGACAAGGTTCTTTCCAGATGTTAGTTCTCTTCTTTGAGGTGTTGTTCTTGTGCAATCATCAGAAGTCCACATACAATCAACCATATTGCGTATTTTGGATTGTTTGGTGTCATCACCTCCTGCTGGAAACAAACCTCATTTGTAACTTCCTGGCAGAGGCAGGTAGAGGTCTGCATGGTAATTGATGGAGTCCATAATGCTATGTATTTTTACAAGGTTCCAAGAGCCTTGAAGGAAAACCAGCCCAGCATCATCACAGATCCTCCACCATCCTTGTTTTTACACCAAACCCACCTTGGGTGCCAAAATGCTCTGTGTCTCATTTAACCAGAGAACCCAGTTCCAAGTGAGTTTGTGGTGTTTTGATGACAGAAAATTCTCTCTTTTGGCATTCTTCTAGCCATCCAGATGTCTAATTGGACATGTGGAGACTTAGCGCTTAACATTCTGCCATCTTTGTTATTCGCAAATCTACATTTATGATCCTTGGAGAAATCTCATGAACCTCATCACCATATCTGGGAAAAATGCCCTTGTGCCCTATTTCAGTCAggattaataaatatttcatatccATTAACAGTGACTTTTGACTCATTTAATGTTGATGAATGTGTTCACTCATATAAATAGCCCAATAAAACAGGACAACAGGTGATTTCTGGGAATCGAGATTCAGGTTTATTCAAGTTAAAgtttagatttctttcatatTTTCAGTGACACTTTTAATCCATATGTACCACGTTTGCGAATATATCAGTATTTGACATTATACATGTTTAAGGTGGAGGATTGGGAGACATATGACCTCACGTCCTATCTGAACGGGATAGTGAATAACGTGGGAGGTTCTGAGATCGAAGTCACCCAGCAATTGGATGTGACCGACTCGCAGTGGACGGAGCTGTTGATGATCACTAATAGATCCAAGTGCACAGAGATGCATCAAGAGCACTGTTGTCTCGCAGAGAGACAGTGTATCTGCTGTCAGAGTTTGAGAAGACATCATGGAAGATTTGAGTATGATTCATGTAAGGAGCAACAGAAGGAGGACAGCCACGTTCCGCGGATGCAAGAATATCcgggtgtgtgttattacacagGTAAGGCATGAAAATAATCTATAGACATGTTTCAAGTACAGGATACAAATGGTGTCCAAATCATAAACctattcatttttcattcacttttctcatagttttatatttaatttgatttaattatttgacACTATAGTTTTGGTGTATGATCTATTTATTGTTGATCCTGGTGTTTATGGTATATTTATAGCATTCTCAGTGAACACGTtttatgttttgtcttgtttttcgTTTCTATTCAATTCTAAATTTCATGATTTGCTCTGCTCACCATCATGAGCAGAAAACAAGCAGTGCTGTGCCATACACGATCTCAGCATGGTCGCTGGCACACACAGGATTACATCATCCTGCAACCAAGCAGCCCTCCGTCCTCTTCATCCTGCATCATCTGTTAATCTTTACTTCTTAGATGCGTCTTAACCTAGTTGTTACAGTGCAGAAGGGGGGTAGACTGTATACAAAAAGAacacttttatttatcatttacaaAATTAATTGAGCAcaatatatgatataatataataaactcaaatacatttgtaaatgcACAGTTTACAGAACGTCATTTTTTTCAAGTATCCAGAAACCGTTGCAGAAAAGTGTATCATGCCAATTTATGGCAACATCACTGTAGAATAAACTTGTAAATATGGAGTTTACATCATTTGTACTTTTCTTCAAATATATAAGAACTTAAAGCAAGAGAGACAATTTTGAATATTCAAATCAGTTGCTTCCAAAGATTAGAATTTATGTAAATGCTGgtttatgtaatttttttttgtcagtcaaaaaaagcatttcactacacgtacaatatacaatatactttAAAATCAGCTAGCTTCAGCTCACATGTACAtagagttcattcattttcctgGTGTATGTTTTCCTCCAGGAGGCAGCGAGCTCCCTCATGCATACCTTCAGAACGAGACTGACTCCTGCTTGAGCGATTCTGAAAGTGATCTTGGAGAAATGTGCCACCAGCCGGATGTCCACGACGTCCACAATGTCCAGATGGATCCATGTTTCCAGACCTGTGATGGTAGAGAACATAACCCTGAAATTTCTCATCCTCAAACCAGTGgaagaatgaatgaagagcCAGAACCGAGCAAAGACAATTTATGTCCCTGCAGGACCGTACATTCAAGATGGAGTAGCGGCCAATGGCCATCTTTACCTCCTCCATGTTGTAATGGTGTGTTTCAGTCTcaatattgtatttaaacattacTTCCTCTTTAAGTGGTACCTGAGCCACTGTTTAGAAAGTTCGGAAAGAAACTTTATACAAAATGGTTGTACAATTATGCTGTAAAATGTGTTGTGTTAAATATTACTAATTATTCATCTTTTACCTGACGTACAATAcagttatttgcactaccatgcatgcttacactttatgtacattactgatctgtcatatattctgtactCGTATTTAATACTTGCactgtctgtattgtctcacattgtctgtactgtctcgtatagtctgttttgtcttgtatagaccaagctaaatgtatagtgttatttatgtctgtattttgaGAGTCACCAACAGCTGGAATCAAATTCCTTGTGTTTGTGAACACACTTGACCAATAAAccggattctgattctgattctgattctaacgTTCCTGCCTTTGCGTTTGATGGTAAATCTTTCTTTGCTGTTTAGTGAGAAACTCATTGGTGATTGGAGTTGAAGTGGATGTTCTAGAAGAGGTGGTTTACGAGGACACAGAAATACTTCAAACACAAACCATGTGAGTCAATGAATTCAATTttcaaatctatctatctaaatgtaAAAGATTGACGAGTCTTTTAGATTTTCATGAGTTTTTTGAgccattttaaagaaaaatagcaGAAGTGAAAAACACCACTGCAGCTGAAGTGGGCCTATTTCTGCAATGAACCATTAATTGTAAAGATCTTTACAAGAATGTACAAAACATCACCGTCTTGATGCTCGAATTCTGCTCGTGTTTATGTTCACGTTGTAGGTTTGACGGATGCCTGGAGGATCATATGATGAACTCCACCTCATGTCATTGTGACCAGTTGTTTTTCATGTGACTGGATcaaattacattattattattattatttcttaaattATTGTCCATTATCACATTACCATATAATGTTATTACTAATTGCAGgcttattatttacatttccgttatcattttttttaaatacaactgagcaattgagggttaagggccttgcacaggggcccaacagtggcagcttgatggacctggaatcgaactcacaaccttccaattggtagctcaacaccttaaccactagcaTATCATACaaccttttattatattttcgtCTGTGTATGTCTTTAGGAAACCATGCTATATGCAGCGTTAATAACGGATATAACCATTAGGGTTTTCTCTTGCTTCATATTTAGCAGCATTATAAAAAGAGGCTGATATTACATCTGAAGCGTTAATTGATGTCATATAACTGGGCATAtcataaagattttaaataatttcatctGAGATGTTAGCTTATTAGGctattttaataacaaatgcATGTTTTGGATATTAAATATACCTTACCTCAGAAATTAGAATAATTTTGTTAGTTTATGtacaagaaaaacacttttattacaAGGGAATATTTCTCATGCTTCTGTCTTGTTTCTGCTGATTTTTCTTCAACTTTGTCCactgtaaaaacaacaaatatttgCTGGCTAGCTTTAGcctgttagctctgtgttcttGAGTTTCTTATGACTTTAACAACTTGATTTTTAACTTTGATTTATATTCTGCCTCATTTTGAGTAAAAGAGTCtgctaaataaagaaatataatataaatgtattctaGATTATACTGTGGTTGTACAAAAAGGTTCATTTGGGCAACTTTGAGTTATATTATATGCTAATCCATGCTAACTGTAATTACAGTGTAATATTAGCCATAATATTGGTTTCTTAATCTAATTATAACGTTATACTATATTAGATGCTGTGgtaaatgtttgtattattaattaGGAGTATTTATCACGTGAAATGTTTGGCGTATTGACAAAATCTGTTTTTGGGCGAGTTGTTAATCGTTTCCATGACAACGGACCATACCATTTTAAAAAACGTAGGTAGATCGTTtagataaaacaaaacaatacaggaCTAATATGGATCAAGTGCtaagaagaaaacacacagcGTCGTGACACGATTGCAAATAAAAATCACCTAGatgtttgtttataatgaaaAGCTAAAGTGCGACCGAGTGCTGCATGACAGGAAGCAGTGGGCGGAGCCATGTGAACACAGGAAGACGTAGAAGCAGCGTTTATGATTCCTCTCTAGCAACATCGACATTGTGTTATGGATAAAACCGCCGTTGTAAAAGTCGGAGCAGTGGctagtgcgagtgtgtgtgcccttttTGGAGGAGTCGTCCTC from Tachysurus vachellii isolate PV-2020 chromosome 1, HZAU_Pvac_v1, whole genome shotgun sequence carries:
- the LOC132848464 gene encoding uncharacterized protein LOC132848464 produces the protein MHQEHCCLAERQCICCQSLRRHHGRFEYDSCKEQQKEDSHVPRMQEYPGVCYYTGGSELPHAYLQNETDSCLSDSESDLGEMCHQPDVHDVHNVQMDPCFQTCDGREHNPEISHPQTSGRMNEEPEPSKDNLCPCRTVHSRWSSGQWPSLPPPCCNVRNSLVIGVEVDVLEEVVYEDTEILQTQTMFDGCLEDHMMNSTSCHCDQLFFM
- the sri gene encoding sorcin; the protein is MNFPGYGAPAGGYPGAFPGGFPGQQQDPLFGYFTAVAGQDGQISSEELQTCLTQANFSGGYKPFNLETCRLMIGMLDRDMSGNMGFNEFKELWAVLNGWKQHFMSIDRDRSGTVDPQEMNQAICSMGYRLSPQAMNCIIKRYSTQGKITFDDYVACCVKLRTLTDIFRRRDQAQNLTASFQYDDFIQCTMST